The proteins below come from a single Cannabis sativa cultivar Pink pepper isolate KNU-18-1 chromosome 3, ASM2916894v1, whole genome shotgun sequence genomic window:
- the LOC133036027 gene encoding uncharacterized protein LOC133036027 has product MTYRPPYTTLANIKQEVGESLQNYFKRFNAEVTKVEKAPMSSLVCMLITSFLQRTEFWKELEAERPKSLVEFFAMAEPHKRIEIFLAELEKRKDKRESPVPRSRSRSPRGKNSRGRSPRRRSPQRQRSPKLVKSPPKKALSPKRKRGPCFVNCTELAVPRDHIYAIEEKNGVFRKPPPIRGNRYKRDPKKFCKYHKDIGHTILEYWLLQDEIKELIRRGKFGKYKKK; this is encoded by the coding sequence aTGACatataggccaccctataccACTCTGGCTAATATTAAACAAGAGGTCGGTGAGTCCCTGCAAAATTACTTTAAACGTTTTAATGCTGAAGTAACAAAAGTAGAGAAGGCCCCCATGTCTTCGTTGGTTTGCATGTTAATAACAAGTTTCCTGCAAAGAACTGAATTTTGGAAGGAGCTGGAGGCTGAAAGGCCTAAATCATTGGTCGAGTTTTTCGCTATGGCAGAACCGCATAAAAGGATTGAAATTTTTTTGGCCGAGCTAGAGAAAAGAAAGGATAAACGCGAGTCGCCAGTACCGCGATCACGATCTCGCAGTCCCAGAGGGAAAAATTCCAGAGGGAGAAGCCCTAGAAGACGCAGTCCCCAAAGACAGCGAAGTCCAAAGTTGGTCAAATCCCCTCCAAAGAAAGCATTGTCTCCTAAGAGGAAGAGAGGTCCGTGTTTTGTGAACTGTACAGAATTAGCAGTCCCACGGGACCATATATACGCAATCGAAGAAAAGAACGGGGTCTTCAGAAAGCCTCCCCCAATCAGGGGAAACCGTTACAAGAGAGACCcaaaaaaattctgtaagtatcACAAGGATATTGGCCATACTATTCTGGAATATTGGCTTTTGCAGGATGAGATCAAGGAACTGATCAGGCGAGGGAAATTTGGCAAGTACAAGAAAAAATGA